From a region of the Streptomyces venezuelae genome:
- a CDS encoding RNA polymerase sigma factor SigF, producing MPVRGGDRPRVRHEVDGGIPQQQHARPHPADADAEDGFLDSAERRAGPMSENQQEQPQPDRPATTGAEAGAEAPVAVPVPAFAATPALPDPRDRSGARALFIELRALPDGSVEKAELRNRLVRMHLPLVEHLARRFRNRGEPLDDLTQVATIGLIKSVDRFDPDRGVEFSTYATPTVVGEIKRHFRDKGWAVRVPRRLQELRLSLTTATAELSQQHGRSPTVHELAERLGISEEEVLEGLESANAYSTLSLDVPDTDDESPAVADTLGAEDEALEGVEYRESLKPLLEGLPPREKRILLLRFFGNMTQSQIAQEVGISQMHVSRLLARTLAQLRDKLLVEE from the coding sequence ATCCCGGTGCGGGGCGGGGATCGGCCCCGGGTACGGCACGAGGTCGACGGCGGCATCCCGCAACAGCAGCACGCCCGGCCGCACCCGGCTGACGCGGATGCGGAAGACGGCTTTTTGGACTCGGCGGAGCGACGGGCGGGCCCTATGAGCGAGAACCAGCAGGAACAACCACAACCAGACCGGCCGGCCACCACGGGAGCCGAGGCCGGGGCCGAGGCCCCCGTGGCGGTGCCGGTGCCGGCGTTCGCCGCGACCCCGGCGCTGCCGGATCCGCGCGACCGCAGCGGCGCCCGGGCCCTGTTCATCGAGCTGCGGGCGCTGCCCGACGGGTCGGTGGAGAAGGCCGAGCTGCGCAACCGGCTGGTACGGATGCACCTGCCGCTGGTGGAACACCTGGCGCGGCGCTTCCGCAACCGCGGCGAGCCGCTCGACGACCTGACGCAGGTCGCGACGATCGGCCTGATCAAGTCGGTGGACCGGTTCGACCCGGACCGCGGGGTCGAGTTCTCCACGTACGCCACGCCCACGGTGGTCGGCGAGATCAAGCGCCACTTCCGCGACAAGGGCTGGGCGGTGCGGGTGCCGCGCCGTCTGCAGGAGCTGCGGCTCTCGCTGACGACGGCCACGGCCGAACTGTCCCAGCAGCACGGCCGCTCCCCCACGGTGCACGAACTGGCCGAGCGGCTCGGGATCTCCGAGGAGGAGGTCCTGGAGGGGCTGGAATCGGCCAATGCCTACAGCACGCTCTCGCTCGACGTCCCGGACACCGACGACGAGTCGCCGGCGGTCGCGGACACCCTGGGCGCGGAGGACGAGGCCCTGGAGGGCGTCGAGTACCGCGAGTCCCTCAAGCCGCTGCTGGAGGGCCTGCCGCCGCGGGAGAAGCGGATCCTGCTGCTTCGTTTCTTCGGCAACATGACCCAGTCGCAGATCGCCCAGGAGGTCGGCATCTCCCAGATGCACGTCTCCCGGCTGCTGGCCCGCACTCTGGCCCAGCTCCGCGACAAGCTCCTCGTCGAGGAGTAG
- a CDS encoding diacylglycerol/lipid kinase family protein has translation MRALLVANPAATTTSARTRDVLTHALASEMKLEAVTTEYRGHARDLGRKAAHEGLDLVVALGGDGTVNEVVNGLLHNGPDPDRLPRLAVVPGGSTNVFARALGLPNDAVEATGALLDALREQRERTVGLGLAAGTPGTEDESVPARWFTFCAGFGFDAGVVGRVEQQRERGKRSTHALYVRQLMRQFWEEPNRRHGTVTLERPGADPVTDLVLSIVCNTSPWTYLGNRPLYASPEASFDTALDVLALDRLSTPAVARYATQLLTSTPERGPHGKHAVSLHDLTDFTLHSKVPLPFQMDGDHLGLRTSVRFTGVRRALRVIV, from the coding sequence ATGCGTGCACTTCTCGTGGCCAACCCAGCAGCGACGACCACCAGTGCGCGCACGCGCGACGTCCTGACCCACGCCCTGGCCAGCGAGATGAAGCTGGAGGCGGTCACCACCGAGTACCGCGGGCACGCGCGGGACCTGGGACGCAAGGCCGCGCACGAGGGGCTCGACCTCGTCGTCGCCCTCGGTGGCGACGGCACGGTCAACGAGGTGGTCAACGGGCTCCTGCACAACGGGCCCGATCCGGATCGGCTGCCGCGGCTCGCGGTGGTGCCCGGCGGCTCCACCAACGTGTTCGCGCGCGCCCTGGGACTGCCCAACGACGCGGTCGAGGCGACCGGCGCCCTGCTCGACGCACTGCGGGAGCAGCGCGAGCGGACGGTCGGTCTGGGACTGGCGGCCGGCACCCCGGGTACGGAGGACGAGTCGGTCCCGGCCCGCTGGTTCACCTTCTGCGCGGGCTTCGGCTTCGACGCGGGTGTGGTGGGCCGGGTGGAGCAGCAGCGCGAGCGCGGCAAGCGTTCGACGCACGCCCTGTACGTGCGACAGCTGATGCGCCAGTTCTGGGAGGAGCCGAACCGGCGTCACGGCACGGTCACGCTGGAGCGCCCCGGCGCGGACCCGGTGACCGATCTGGTGCTGTCGATAGTGTGCAATACGTCACCGTGGACGTATCTGGGGAATCGTCCGCTTTACGCCTCCCCCGAAGCCTCGTTCGATACTGCGCTTGACGTATTGGCCCTGGACCGTTTGTCAACTCCGGCGGTCGCGCGGTACGCGACACAGCTCCTGACCTCCACTCCTGAGCGGGGTCCACACGGCAAGCACGCGGTGTCTCTGCACGATCTGACCGACTTCACCTTGCATTCGAAGGTTCCGCTTCCCTTCCAGATGGACGGCGATCACCTCGGACTGCGCACCAGCGTTCGGTTCACAGGCGTACGCCGTGCACTGCGTGTGATTGTGTGA
- a CDS encoding anti-sigma regulatory factor, which translates to MSQIAGEPGTQDFVEVRLPAAGAYLSVLRTATAGLAARLDFTLDEIEDLRIAVDEACAILLQQAVPGSVLSCVFRLIDDSLEVTVSAPTTDGRAPERDTFAWTVLSALAGKVEATVEENKTVSISLYKQRGAGPGPA; encoded by the coding sequence GTGTCCCAGATCGCAGGCGAGCCCGGGACTCAGGACTTCGTGGAAGTCCGGCTGCCCGCTGCGGGTGCCTACCTGTCGGTGCTGCGGACGGCCACGGCCGGCCTCGCGGCACGTTTGGACTTCACCCTCGACGAGATCGAGGACCTCCGCATCGCGGTGGACGAGGCCTGCGCGATCCTGCTCCAGCAGGCCGTGCCGGGCTCCGTCCTCAGCTGCGTGTTCCGGCTGATCGACGATTCGCTGGAGGTGACCGTCTCGGCGCCGACCACCGACGGGCGCGCACCGGAGCGTGACACGTTCGCGTGGACGGTCCTGTCGGCCCTGGCCGGCAAGGTCGAGGCCACGGTCGAGGAGAACAAGACGGTGAGCATCAGCCTCTACAAACAGCGCGGCGCGGGACCAGGCCCGGCGTGA
- a CDS encoding WhiB family transcriptional regulator — protein MDWRHNAVCREEDPELFFPIGNTGPALLQIEEAKAVCRRCPVMEQCLQWALESGQDSGVWGGLSEDERRAMKRRAARNRARNASA, from the coding sequence ATGGACTGGCGTCACAACGCCGTTTGTCGTGAGGAAGACCCGGAACTCTTCTTCCCCATCGGCAACACCGGTCCTGCGCTGCTGCAGATCGAGGAAGCCAAGGCCGTCTGCCGCCGTTGCCCCGTCATGGAGCAGTGCCTGCAGTGGGCGCTCGAGTCCGGTCAGGACTCCGGCGTCTGGGGCGGTCTCAGCGAGGACGAGCGCCGCGCCATGAAGCGCCGCGCCGCTCGCAACCGGGCGCGCAACGCCAGCGCCTGA